From Mercenaria mercenaria strain notata chromosome 17, MADL_Memer_1, whole genome shotgun sequence, the proteins below share one genomic window:
- the LOC128549967 gene encoding uncharacterized protein LOC128549967, whose product MRNNLVFTNIPEAPTGTTEDCEKVLKGFLVEKMKIAQDLVTQIQFDRVHRIGPKRGDLRCRNIIALKFTLYKEKEYVRKQWKSLSGTRHQVYEQFPKKIVEKRRQLVPKMKAARRDGKQAWIVYDKLFIDGKQVED is encoded by the coding sequence ATGAGAAATAATCTCGTGTTTACAAATATTCCTGAGGCCCCTACGGGAACTACGGAGGACTGCGAAAAAGTTTTGAAAGGATTTCtggttgaaaaaatgaaaatcgcCCAAGATCTTGTGACTCAAATTCAGTTTGATAGAGTACATCGAATTGGTCCAAAGCGTGGAGACCTGCGTTGTCGTAACATAATTGCATTAAAGTTTACATTATACAAGGAAAAGGAATATGTTAGAAAACAGTGGAAATCGCTATCTGGTACCCGACATCAGGTATACGAGCAGTTCCCAAAGAAAATTGTCGAGAAACGTAGGCAGCTGGTGCCAAAAATGAAAGCGGCGAGAAGGGACGGCAAACAAGCGTGGATAGTGTATGACAAACTGTTTATTGACGGAAAGCAAGTTGAGGACTAG